Proteins from a genomic interval of Zingiber officinale cultivar Zhangliang chromosome 1B, Zo_v1.1, whole genome shotgun sequence:
- the LOC121967844 gene encoding nitrate regulatory gene2 protein-like, which produces MGCNSSKVEKSDLVFLCRERRDLIAAAVDRRYDLAAAHAAYFDALSSVGDALHRFVQEGLTVASSSLPPDSPLLTVPSPIGKGKIKSSSVRRGPPAAAVSSYVTTLTHALSPDGSHLPLSSVADSQADHDRISEPDGGGGDHGKDESSTPHQHISSSSPNSSFLKSSVEMPQTIYQEPFPQPRSDSLNNGYEYGYFYPPYGVTVAPGTPAADEKSGPSAPMVAPPTPPPPSPAKTSGWEFLDPFASYEHFLPNYSLGKLHTGFFTSSPDLGEVRKQEGIPDLEFELDAEPKKRVMKENTELKKNAIDKGLGGKESSAGKMEAVSAKNAKTKDEKTDAIWLAEKGRMNSGAFNNGKNGEAKDRKKGMEAFDKKSYASEDSEPSCGKSLISASSEQSFFLHSTRDLIDVVKEIREHFNSAADCGAEVSRMLEADKFPYHSRSGRFGDISFRILDQTAVPFLTSSLSFKPPQDANTSTMKGKTGKNNLADDVIMNSRNLSSTLEKLYLLEEKLYKEIKEEEKLRIIYEKRYKQLKALSDSGADSSKIEMTQISVRKLETEISVIVRSINSISNRMHKIRDEELQPLLTELVRGLLRMWQSVLNCHQKQLKVIVNSKIHKLVSRTGSQRESVSKATKELQLELINWYQCFIDWIFVQKSYIDALNGWLISWLPQEVEQTSDGVAPFSPSRIGAPSVFVLSNDWYHANKHISGKQVIEAMDTFIRILHNLLRTQKEEEHHRLEAEYLSQVYDKNLVNFMEKDTAGHLEIESVSENGLPHRDDGIVKLDFLRKRLDEKIHKHKESLNQIKKVSSSTLQSGLTPLFEALGSFTSDILREYDSVRIPTEGGEMQDKCKSRFS; this is translated from the exons ATGGGATGCAATAGCTCGAAGGTGGAAAAGTCGGATCTGGTGTTTCTGTGCCGGGAGCGGAGGGATTTGATTGCCGCAGCGGTGGACCGACGGTACGACCTCGCCGCCGCACACGCCGCCTACTTCGACGCCCTCTCGTCGGTAGGGGACGCCCTCCATCGATTCGTACAAGAGGGGCTCACGGTGGCGTCCTCCTCCTTGCCTCCGGATTCTCCACTCCTCACCGTACCCTCGCCGATCGGCAAAGGCAAAATAAAGTCTTCCAGCGTGCGCCGTGGCCCTCCCGCGGCTGCTGTTTCCTCTTACGTGACGACGCTCACTCACGCCCTCTCTCCGGATGGATCCCACTTGCCGTTGTCGTCCGTTGCGGATTCGCAGGCGGATCATGACCGAATAAGCGAACCCGACGGAGGCGGTGGCGACCATGGAAAGGATGAATCCTCTACACCACATCAGCATATCTCCTCTTCAAGCCCTAACTCCTCATTCCTAAAATCGTCCGTGGAAATGCCCCAAACAATCTACCAGGAACCATTTCCCCAACCTCGGTCAGATTCTCTCAACAATGGCTATGAATATGGCTATTTTTATCCTCCTTATGGCGTTACAGTGGCACCAGGGACTCCAGCTGCAGATGAAAAATCTGGTCCTTCCGCTCCCATGGTGGCTCCTCCTACTCCCCCTCCGCCCTCGCCAGCCAAAACCTCTGGCTGGGAGTTCTTAGATCCTTTTGCTAGTTATGAGCATTTCTTGCCTAATTACTCTCTGGGTAAGCTTCACACTGGTTTCTTCACGAGTAGTCCTGATTTGGGTGAAGTAAGAAAGCAAGAGGGAATCCCTGATCTTGAGTTTGAATTGGATGCTGAGCCAAAGAAGAGAGTGATGAAAGAGAATACAGAGCTAAAGAAGAACGCAATTGACAAAGGTTTAGGAGGCAAAGAATCTAGCGCTGGAAAGATGGAAGCTGTGTCTGCAAAGAATGCAAAAACGAAGGATGAGAAGACGGATGCTATCTGGTTAGCAGAAAAAGGGAGAATGAATAGTGGGGCATTCAATAATGGCAAAAATGGTGAAGCGAAAGACCGGAAAAAGGGCATGGAGGCATTTGATAAAAAATCCTATGCATCAGAGGACAGTGAGCCAAGCTGTGGGAAATCATTGATTTCTGCAAGTAGTGAGCAATCATTTTTCCTTCACTCCACAAGGGATTTAATAGATGTTGTAAAGGAGATAAGGGAGCATTTCAATTCTGCTGCTGATTGTGGTGCAGAGGTATCAAGGATGCTTGAGGCGGATAAGTTTCCTTACCATTCACGAAGTGGAAGGTTTGGAG ATATTTCATTCAGAATTTTGGATCAGACAGCTGTTCCTTTTTTGACATCTTCACTTTCTTTTAAGCCACCGCAAGATGCAAATACTAGTACAATGAAGGGAAAAACAGGGAAAAACAATCTTGCTGATGATGTTATCATGAATTCAAGGAACCTTTCATCTACTCTCGAGAAGCTATATCTACTGGAAGAAAAACTTTATAAGGAAATAAAG GAGGAAGAAAAACTTCGAATCATCTATGAAAAGAGATACAAACAACTAAAAGCTTTGAGTGATAGTGGAGCAGACTCCTCTAAGATTGAAATGACTCAAATTTCAGTAAGAAAACTGGAGACAGAAATCAGTGTCATTGTTAGATCTATCAATTCCATTTCAAACAGAATGCACAAGATCAGAGATGAAGAACTGCAACCTCTACTTACTGAATTAGTGCGAGG ACTTTTAAGAATGTGGCAGAGTGTTCTGAATTGCCATCAGAAGCAGCTGAAGGTTATAGTTAATAGCAAAATCCACAAGCTGGTGTCAAGAACTGGAAGTCAACGAGAATCAGTTTCCAAAGCCACTAAGGAATTGCAGTTGGAGCTGATAAACTGGTACCAATGCTTCATTGATTGGATTTTCGTACAGAAATCATATATTGATGCCTTGAATGGGTGGTTAATTAGCTGGTTGCCTCAAGAAGTCGAGCAGACATCTGATGGAGTTGCTCCTTTCTCTCCTAGTAGGATTGGAGCTCCATCTGTGTTTGTCCTCTCGAATGATTGGTACCATGCAAACAAACATATTTCAGGAAAACAAGTCATTGAAGCTATGGATACTTTTATTAGGATTCTTCACAATCTTTTGCGGACTCAAAAAGAGGAAGAACATCATAGACTCGAAGCAGAGTATCTGTCTCAGGTTTATgataaaaatttagttaatttcatGGAGAAAGACACAGCGGGGCATCTGGAGATTGAATCTGTAAGTGAGAACGGTCTGCCACACCGTGATGATGGCATAGTCAAATTGGACTTTCTGAGAAAGAGATTGGATGAGAAGATTCACAAACATAAGGAgagtttaaatcaaattaaaaaggtTTCTTCCAGTACTTTGCAAAGTGGATTGACTCCATTATTCGAAGCACTAGGGAGCTTTACTTCAGATATATTAAGAGAGTATGATAGTGTTAGAATTCCAACTGAAGGTGGAGAAATGCAGGACAAGTGTAAAAGCCGTTTTAGTTAA